One genomic window of Campylobacter fetus subsp. fetus includes the following:
- the ccoG gene encoding cytochrome c oxidase accessory protein CcoG has protein sequence MSANIKQYLANWTPYATKRYIAYAVVTIIALVLPFIRINDNHFFLLSFDKKQLHLLFTSFDMQELYLMPFVLIILFLTIFFLTTLGGRIWCGWACPQTCFRVIYRDLIQTKILKIRKNIRDKQKKVDSEYFKKMIAVFIWTCLSLVAASNFLWYFVPPEDFFSYLANPAQHKLLIGILIGITLFIVYDVIILAENFCIYVCPYARVQSVMFDNDTVQVIYDEKRGGKIYECHTKIGKKPLEKDAKCIGCDACVHICPTHIDIRQGMQLECINCLECSDACTKVMAGFGEKSLINWTSAKSLQTGKKVNYFRFRTIAYMVVLSIAIIALIFMSTKKEHMLLNINRTTELYKIKVEDSKFEVQNAYTFLIQNTQNKVHEYYFDVNDTRISINRPLEPIKLKAGGKRKIIVVLSTKDTLVDEVNKDTPIDITINAYAVDDINTVKVSRDTIFVFPKMTEINKAIQKQENE, from the coding sequence ATGTCTGCAAATATCAAACAATACTTAGCGAACTGGACTCCATACGCTACAAAACGCTACATAGCTTACGCAGTAGTCACCATTATAGCACTCGTTTTGCCTTTTATCAGAATTAATGATAATCACTTTTTCTTGCTTAGTTTTGATAAAAAGCAACTTCACCTGCTCTTTACATCATTTGATATGCAAGAGCTATATTTGATGCCGTTTGTACTAATAATTTTATTTTTAACGATATTTTTTCTAACTACTCTTGGCGGAAGAATATGGTGCGGCTGGGCATGCCCCCAAACCTGTTTTAGGGTGATATATAGAGATCTTATTCAAACTAAAATTTTAAAAATAAGAAAAAATATTAGAGATAAGCAAAAAAAAGTTGATAGCGAGTATTTTAAAAAAATGATAGCTGTATTCATTTGGACATGTTTATCCCTAGTTGCGGCAAGCAATTTTTTATGGTATTTTGTACCGCCTGAGGATTTTTTTAGTTACTTAGCAAATCCTGCTCAGCACAAACTTTTAATAGGAATTTTAATAGGAATTACTCTATTTATCGTTTATGACGTAATTATTTTAGCTGAAAATTTCTGTATTTACGTATGTCCTTACGCAAGAGTTCAAAGCGTAATGTTTGACAATGATACGGTTCAAGTAATATATGATGAAAAACGCGGCGGAAAAATATATGAATGTCATACGAAAATAGGTAAAAAACCTCTTGAAAAAGATGCAAAATGTATAGGCTGTGATGCTTGCGTACATATCTGTCCAACCCATATAGATATAAGACAAGGAATGCAGCTTGAATGCATAAACTGCCTTGAATGCAGCGACGCATGTACAAAAGTTATGGCTGGATTTGGCGAAAAAAGTCTTATAAATTGGACAAGTGCAAAATCTCTGCAAACCGGAAAAAAGGTAAATTATTTTAGATTTAGAACTATAGCTTATATGGTAGTTTTATCTATAGCTATTATAGCTTTGATATTTATGAGTACCAAAAAGGAGCATATGCTTTTGAATATCAACCGAACAACGGAATTATATAAAATAAAAGTGGAAGATTCGAAATTTGAAGTACAAAACGCATATACGTTTTTGATCCAAAATACGCAAAACAAAGTGCACGAGTACTATTTTGATGTAAATGACACTAGAATCAGTATAAATAGACCTCTTGAGCCTATAAAACTAAAAGCCGGAGGCAAAAGAAAAATAATAGTAGTGCTTAGTACAAAAGATACTCTTGTCGACGAGGTAAACAAAGATACTCCTATTGATATCACTATAAATGCTTACGCCGTTGACGATATAAACACAGTTAAAGTTTCAAGGGATACGATTTTTGTATTTCCAAAAATGACCGAAATAAATAAAGCAATTCAAAAGCAAGAAAATGAGTAA
- the rpsU gene encoding 30S ribosomal protein S21, translating into MPGVKVHPNESFDEAYRRFKKQTDRNLVVTEVRARRFFEPMTEIRKKQKISARKKMLKRLYMLRRYESRL; encoded by the coding sequence GTGCCAGGAGTAAAGGTACATCCTAATGAGTCTTTTGACGAAGCTTATAGACGTTTCAAAAAACAAACCGATCGTAACCTAGTTGTTACTGAAGTTCGTGCTAGAAGATTTTTTGAGCCTATGACTGAAATTCGTAAAAAACAAAAAATTTCAGCTCGCAAAAAAATGCTTAAAAGACTTTATATGCTTAGACGTTACGAGTCTAGACTCTAA
- a CDS encoding efflux RND transporter permease subunit, which produces MFSKFFINRPVFACVLSIIIVIAGYIGLKSSPIEEYPQLTPPQIMVQANYSGADAQTIADTIAAPLENAINGVQDMIYMQSTSSSAGTMSLSVYFKIGTNPQTATVNVSNRVTPALSLLPEEVKRVGVTVRERSSSILNVLSFYDPSGKMSDTEISNYININVADAIKRVPGVGDAVVIGNKDYSMRVWIKPDLLKKYSLTTTDVINSIKEQNSQYATGKIGEQPTQTSNPYVYAIKPEGRLKNVSEFENIIIKANNKGNIIKLKDVATVELGAQNYTFAGRINGATMIPMLVFLQSGANALNTADAIVKRVDELKASFPGDLTYIVGYDTTEFVKVSIDEVIKTFIEAMILVVIVMYMFLGNVRATIIPMLAVPVSILGAFGGLYAMGFSINLITLFALILAIGIVVDDAIIVIENVERILHEEPNLTVKEATIKAMSEIVAPVISIVLVLSAVFIPVSFMEGFVGVIQRQFALTLVVSVCISGLVALTLTPALCAMILRKKENPPFWFVRKFNEFFDFSTKIFTAGVAKILKHVIMSLICVGIIIFMMAELFKVVPGGLVPAEDKGSVLAITNLPPASTLSRTTEDTEFIRSIISQNPNVKNVTGLAGYDMLAGTLRENAGIMFISMIPWNERPGEANSTAAFAAQYNKQMYMADRNSMTYFMTPPPIMGLSITGGFELFAQNTEGKNYSQIEADMQKVVAKANAHPALNMVRTTLDTNFPQYDLTLDKEKIKMMGINISDVFNTLSSTIGQYYVNDFNMLGKTFKVNIRSMSEYRDSPEDLRSLYVRSQDGKMVPLDSIVSLKRSLGPDNVDRFNAFPAAKIMGEPKPGYTSGDAIKAIEQIIKEELPTGYDIGWSGSAYQEVASTGKGAQAFVFGMIFVFLILAAQYERWLMPLAVVTAVPFSVFGSLLFTWTRGLSNDVYFQIGLLLLIGLAAKNAILIVEFAMQEHLAGKSIKEAAINAARMRFRPIVMTSLAFTLGVLPMVVATGAGAASRHALGTGVIGGMIAASTIAIFFVPLFFYILESFNLWLDNKRGKITSGEEHA; this is translated from the coding sequence ATGTTTTCTAAATTTTTTATCAACAGACCGGTATTCGCCTGCGTTTTGTCGATAATAATCGTCATCGCCGGCTATATCGGACTCAAAAGCTCTCCGATAGAAGAGTATCCTCAGCTCACTCCGCCTCAAATCATGGTTCAAGCCAATTATAGCGGTGCAGACGCACAGACTATAGCCGATACTATAGCAGCTCCTTTGGAAAATGCTATAAACGGCGTTCAAGATATGATATATATGCAAAGCACTTCAAGTTCTGCTGGAACTATGAGTCTAAGCGTGTATTTTAAAATCGGCACGAATCCGCAAACCGCAACGGTAAATGTCAGCAACCGCGTAACTCCTGCTTTGTCTTTGCTCCCTGAGGAGGTAAAAAGAGTAGGTGTTACTGTTAGAGAAAGAAGCAGTTCTATACTAAATGTTTTATCGTTTTATGACCCAAGTGGTAAAATGAGCGATACCGAGATCAGCAATTATATAAATATCAACGTAGCTGATGCCATAAAAAGAGTTCCGGGAGTTGGAGACGCTGTTGTTATAGGAAACAAAGACTACTCTATGAGGGTTTGGATAAAACCAGATCTCCTTAAAAAATACTCTTTAACAACAACAGACGTGATAAACTCTATAAAAGAGCAAAATAGTCAGTATGCTACAGGAAAAATAGGCGAACAGCCGACTCAAACAAGCAATCCTTATGTTTATGCCATAAAACCCGAAGGAAGACTAAAAAATGTTTCTGAATTTGAAAATATTATTATAAAAGCCAACAACAAAGGCAATATAATAAAACTAAAAGACGTAGCAACCGTGGAGCTTGGCGCACAAAACTACACATTTGCAGGAAGAATCAACGGCGCTACAATGATACCTATGCTTGTGTTTTTACAAAGCGGTGCAAACGCTCTTAATACAGCTGATGCTATCGTAAAAAGAGTAGATGAACTCAAAGCCTCTTTTCCAGGAGATTTAACATATATAGTCGGCTACGACACGACTGAATTTGTTAAAGTATCTATAGATGAAGTTATAAAAACATTTATTGAAGCTATGATTTTAGTTGTTATAGTTATGTATATGTTCCTTGGAAACGTAAGGGCTACTATAATTCCTATGTTGGCGGTGCCTGTATCTATTTTAGGAGCTTTTGGCGGACTTTATGCTATGGGGTTTTCTATAAATTTGATAACATTGTTCGCACTTATACTAGCCATAGGAATAGTCGTCGATGATGCTATTATCGTTATAGAAAACGTAGAACGGATATTGCATGAAGAGCCAAATCTCACCGTAAAAGAAGCGACTATAAAAGCCATGAGCGAGATAGTAGCGCCTGTTATATCTATAGTTTTGGTACTTTCGGCTGTTTTTATACCGGTATCTTTTATGGAAGGTTTTGTAGGCGTCATACAAAGACAATTTGCGCTAACCTTAGTCGTATCTGTTTGTATATCAGGACTTGTTGCGCTAACCCTTACTCCTGCTTTGTGTGCTATGATACTTCGCAAAAAAGAGAATCCTCCGTTTTGGTTTGTGCGTAAATTTAATGAATTCTTTGACTTTTCAACCAAAATTTTCACGGCCGGAGTAGCTAAAATTTTAAAACATGTCATTATGAGCTTAATATGCGTGGGAATAATTATATTTATGATGGCAGAACTATTTAAAGTCGTTCCAGGGGGGCTCGTTCCTGCTGAAGACAAAGGTTCTGTTTTAGCTATAACAAATTTACCTCCTGCTTCGACTCTTAGTAGAACTACTGAAGATACAGAGTTCATAAGAAGCATTATATCTCAAAATCCAAACGTAAAAAACGTAACCGGACTTGCAGGATACGATATGTTGGCGGGCACTCTTAGAGAAAACGCGGGTATAATGTTTATCAGTATGATACCATGGAATGAGAGACCAGGAGAAGCCAACTCAACTGCAGCGTTTGCAGCTCAATATAATAAACAGATGTATATGGCAGATAGAAACTCTATGACATATTTTATGACTCCGCCTCCCATCATGGGACTATCTATAACAGGAGGATTTGAGCTATTTGCACAAAATACGGAGGGTAAGAACTACTCTCAAATAGAAGCAGATATGCAAAAAGTGGTAGCAAAAGCAAATGCTCACCCGGCTTTAAATATGGTTCGTACTACGCTTGATACAAATTTCCCTCAATACGATCTAACTCTTGATAAAGAAAAAATCAAGATGATGGGAATAAATATATCAGACGTATTTAATACTTTAAGCTCCACAATAGGTCAGTATTATGTAAATGACTTTAATATGCTAGGTAAAACATTTAAAGTAAATATAAGATCAATGTCAGAGTATAGAGACTCACCGGAGGATTTACGTTCATTATATGTTAGAAGCCAGGACGGCAAAATGGTACCGTTAGACTCGATAGTATCATTAAAAAGAAGCTTAGGACCAGATAACGTAGATAGATTTAACGCATTTCCTGCAGCCAAGATCATGGGCGAACCAAAACCAGGATACACTTCAGGAGACGCTATAAAAGCAATTGAACAAATTATCAAAGAAGAGCTTCCAACAGGATACGATATAGGATGGTCGGGCTCGGCGTATCAAGAAGTAGCGTCAACAGGTAAAGGTGCTCAAGCATTTGTATTTGGTATGATATTCGTATTTTTGATACTTGCGGCACAATATGAAAGATGGCTTATGCCATTAGCAGTCGTAACTGCGGTTCCTTTTTCAGTATTTGGCTCACTTCTTTTTACATGGACAAGAGGACTTAGCAATGATGTATATTTTCAAATAGGACTTTTGCTTCTTATCGGATTAGCGGCTAAAAATGCGATATTGATAGTTGAGTTTGCGATGCAAGAGCATTTGGCGGGAAAATCCATAAAAGAAGCCGCGATAAACGCTGCTAGAATGAGATTTAGACCTATCGTGATGACCTCTTTAGCATTTACTCTTGGAGTTTTGCCTATGGTTGTTGCCACAGGAGCAGGAGCTGCGTCTCGTCACGCACTAGGAACCGGAGTTATAGGCGGTATGATAGCGGCGTCTACGATAGCGATTTTCTTTGTGCCGCTGTTTTTCTATATATTAGAAAGTTTCAATTTGTGGTTAGACAACAAACGTGGTAAAATAACCTCGGGAGAAGAACATGCGTAA
- a CDS encoding formate hydrogenlyase maturation HycH family protein, which produces MIQVWKLTKRHVDENAELPQIYKQIVTFSTCVGHGVGTIDFNEKIAEFDDEQWNKMLDSSDEYAKFKLGNINKYFEVEILPVHAKVLKDKLPNSKFRDILSSLDEGYIVLKKS; this is translated from the coding sequence GTGATACAAGTCTGGAAACTCACAAAACGCCACGTTGATGAAAACGCCGAACTTCCACAAATTTACAAACAAATAGTCACGTTTAGCACTTGCGTAGGACACGGCGTAGGAACGATAGATTTCAACGAAAAGATAGCAGAATTTGACGATGAACAGTGGAATAAAATGCTTGATAGCAGTGATGAATACGCCAAATTTAAACTCGGAAATATAAACAAATATTTTGAAGTCGAGATCTTGCCTGTTCACGCAAAAGTGCTAAAAGACAAGCTTCCAAACTCAAAATTTAGAGATATACTTTCAAGCTTAGATGAAGGCTATATCGTCCTAAAAAAGAGTTAA
- a CDS encoding NADH-quinone oxidoreductase subunit B family protein: MYVVPDDIQRSNDLNSKLNLLKNIKRSFSVFRIDCGSCNGCEIEIFAALSPLWDPERFGFKLVANPRHADILIVSGPITRQMYYPLLRAYEATPDPKIVVGFGACGVSGGIFHDSYAVWGGADKVLPVDVFVPGCPPHPASIIYALATAVGLIEQKLEKQSFKDDDLLPNLTQKSLLDNASFERDLLVKAKFLMSYIYGRILYDKFITALKTCVNPKDPILAKDALSLAIKEQDDQRYAECLAVLFNEIYLKYTNASNEFHINLDQIWDKK; the protein is encoded by the coding sequence ATGTACGTTGTACCTGATGATATACAAAGATCAAACGATCTAAACTCAAAGCTAAATTTACTTAAAAACATCAAACGCAGTTTTAGCGTATTTCGCATAGACTGCGGAAGCTGCAACGGTTGCGAAATAGAGATATTTGCCGCTCTTAGTCCGCTTTGGGATCCAGAGCGATTTGGATTTAAACTAGTAGCAAACCCGCGCCACGCAGACATTCTGATAGTCTCAGGACCTATCACTAGACAAATGTACTATCCGCTTCTTAGAGCCTACGAAGCCACTCCAGATCCAAAGATAGTAGTTGGCTTTGGTGCGTGCGGAGTGAGCGGTGGGATATTTCACGATAGTTACGCGGTTTGGGGTGGAGCCGATAAGGTTTTACCAGTTGATGTATTTGTGCCTGGTTGCCCACCTCATCCAGCAAGCATCATTTATGCTTTAGCAACCGCGGTCGGTCTGATAGAACAAAAGCTAGAAAAACAGAGCTTCAAAGACGACGATTTACTACCGAATTTAACTCAAAAATCGCTACTTGACAACGCTTCTTTTGAGCGCGATCTACTTGTAAAAGCTAAGTTTTTGATGAGCTATATATACGGCAGGATCTTATATGATAAATTTATAACCGCTCTAAAAACTTGCGTCAATCCCAAAGATCCGATTCTTGCAAAAGACGCACTTAGCTTAGCCATAAAAGAGCAAGACGATCAGAGATATGCTGAGTGTCTAGCCGTACTTTTTAATGAAATTTATTTAAAATACACAAACGCTTCAAATGAATTTCATATAAATTTAGATCAAATTTGGGATAAAAAGTGA
- a CDS encoding NADH-quinone oxidoreductase subunit C, giving the protein MRGDKFIDILKNEFNILETSRQCEDQITILVDRNDLPKVVHKLYYSIGGWLSSMVANDERTINQSYALYYVLSMEGSKMSKEDGTIDEIQSSEKCFITVKTLIPQNDPCYPSVTPLVPACVWYEREAYDMFGLVAEGLPDKRRLVLSDDWPENLYPLRKDAMDYKFRPDPVQPKDEPDYEFMRPNGSVTDIPLGPLHITADEPGHFRLYCDGDTIVDADYRLFYQHRGMEKLAENRLNYNQMSYLAERVCGICGFAHSIACVEAVERGIGLEIPRRAQAIRIMSSEIERMHSNLLNLGLACEVTGNYTAFMHIFRVREYTLELAQLITGGRKTYGTIVIGGVRRDITLNEIKQSYEILEKIGTQLDEIWQVVMEDKRQIGRWKGIGILDKQVARDFSPVGPNVRGSGFKRDTRYDHTYGFYKELELTPNVQFDGDVLSRELVRYNDCKQALRLVKQCLDIMPGGAIFTDTNYRLQPGTYCLGYDEAPRGENIHWIMQGDSQKVYRWRCRASTYNNWSSLRYQLQGNTIADAALIVCSLDPCYSCTERVTLVNVKSGKSKVIGEKELKKYCQSLKDSPTKDIR; this is encoded by the coding sequence ATGAGAGGCGATAAATTTATAGATATTTTAAAAAATGAGTTTAATATTTTAGAAACAAGCAGACAATGTGAAGATCAAATAACGATATTAGTAGATAGAAATGATCTACCAAAAGTCGTTCATAAACTATACTACAGTATCGGCGGTTGGCTTTCTAGTATGGTAGCAAACGATGAAAGAACCATAAATCAAAGTTACGCGCTTTACTACGTTTTATCTATGGAAGGCTCGAAAATGAGCAAAGAAGACGGAACTATAGATGAGATACAAAGTAGCGAAAAATGCTTTATCACGGTTAAAACCCTTATCCCCCAAAACGACCCTTGTTATCCCTCCGTTACACCTTTGGTTCCTGCTTGTGTATGGTATGAAAGAGAAGCTTATGATATGTTTGGTTTAGTAGCCGAGGGCTTACCCGATAAAAGAAGACTCGTTCTTAGCGATGACTGGCCTGAGAATTTATACCCGCTTAGAAAAGATGCTATGGATTATAAATTTCGCCCGGATCCGGTGCAACCAAAAGACGAACCAGACTATGAGTTTATGCGACCAAACGGCTCTGTGACGGACATACCTTTAGGACCTCTTCATATAACAGCCGATGAGCCGGGGCATTTTAGGTTGTACTGCGACGGCGACACCATAGTAGATGCCGATTATAGACTGTTTTATCAGCACCGAGGTATGGAAAAACTAGCCGAAAACAGACTAAACTATAACCAGATGAGCTACCTTGCAGAAAGAGTATGCGGGATATGCGGATTTGCTCACTCTATAGCTTGCGTTGAAGCAGTAGAAAGAGGTATAGGGCTTGAAATTCCACGCCGTGCACAAGCTATCAGGATTATGAGTAGCGAAATAGAGCGAATGCACTCAAATCTTTTAAATTTGGGCTTGGCTTGTGAAGTTACTGGAAATTATACGGCATTTATGCATATATTTAGAGTTCGCGAATACACGCTTGAACTAGCTCAACTCATAACAGGTGGTAGAAAAACATACGGTACTATCGTGATCGGCGGCGTTAGACGAGATATCACGCTAAATGAGATAAAACAATCTTACGAAATCTTAGAAAAAATTGGCACCCAACTAGATGAAATTTGGCAAGTCGTCATGGAAGATAAACGCCAAATAGGACGCTGGAAAGGTATAGGCATACTTGATAAACAAGTGGCGCGTGACTTTAGCCCAGTCGGTCCAAACGTGCGCGGAAGCGGATTTAAAAGAGATACGAGATATGATCATACTTACGGATTTTACAAAGAGCTTGAGCTTACTCCTAACGTCCAGTTTGACGGTGACGTGCTAAGCAGGGAATTAGTTCGATATAACGACTGCAAACAAGCCTTGCGGCTAGTAAAACAGTGCCTTGATATAATGCCGGGCGGTGCTATTTTTACAGATACTAACTACAGACTACAACCTGGAACTTACTGCTTAGGATACGACGAAGCCCCGCGCGGGGAAAATATACACTGGATCATGCAAGGCGACTCTCAAAAAGTATATCGCTGGAGATGTAGAGCTTCTACGTATAATAACTGGTCAAGCTTAAGATATCAACTTCAAGGAAATACCATAGCAGACGCCGCACTTATAGTATGTAGTTTAGATCCTTGCTACTCTTGCACCGAGCGCGTGACTTTAGTAAATGTAAAAAGCGGAAAGTCAAAAGTGATAGGCGAAAAAGAGCTTAAAAAATACTGCCAAAGCCTAAAAGATAGTCCGACAAAGGATATAAGATGA
- a CDS encoding TetR/AcrR family transcriptional regulator has translation MSNEILSQIKSKKAKDRYELILSVSLELFLKNGFENTSLNDIISKSGGSLSTIYTYFGSKEGLFKAIIDRGVRQFLTEVENQIYLDSSDDLEKFLFKFGEEFLNVVWTKDSLLLKKLILNESFKDKSQIVDIFYESGVKKVNQILTDFFSKPSVKPRFKSDDLELLAFRFCYLLEEPFTVRSAILKRHLNMNKQEKKEWVKECVEFFLSAALK, from the coding sequence ATGAGTAACGAAATACTTTCTCAAATAAAAAGTAAAAAAGCAAAAGATAGATATGAGTTAATCTTATCTGTCTCGCTGGAACTATTTTTAAAAAACGGTTTTGAAAACACTAGCTTGAATGATATTATTTCAAAAAGCGGCGGATCTCTTTCTACTATTTATACGTATTTCGGTAGTAAAGAGGGACTTTTTAAAGCTATAATCGATCGTGGAGTAAGGCAGTTTTTAACAGAAGTAGAGAATCAAATTTATCTTGACTCTTCTGATGATTTGGAGAAATTTTTATTTAAATTTGGTGAAGAATTTTTGAATGTAGTTTGGACAAAAGACTCTCTGCTGCTTAAAAAGCTGATTTTGAACGAATCATTTAAAGATAAGTCACAAATAGTAGATATATTTTACGAAAGTGGTGTTAAAAAAGTCAATCAAATACTCACGGATTTTTTTAGCAAACCATCCGTAAAACCAAGATTTAAAAGCGATGATTTGGAGCTATTGGCATTTAGATTTTGCTACTTGCTCGAAGAGCCATTTACAGTAAGAAGCGCAATACTTAAAAGACACTTAAATATGAATAAACAAGAGAAAAAAGAGTGGGTAAAAGAGTGCGTAGAGTTCTTTTTGAGTGCCGCACTAAAATAA
- a CDS encoding hydrogenase 3 maturation endopeptidase HyCI: MPKTKKELKKSLLCIGNKMRGDDAVGLYVGELVEEQMPSWRVFYGQDVPENEFGAIREFAPDIIVVVDAMSGFKDDKIEFFNLENERDYIYSTHNLPTPVLLSYLRTITPKTLFLGISVLLENVLGFEEGLSQNAKISAKKAVQKIKEIDLNLK, encoded by the coding sequence ATGCCCAAAACCAAAAAAGAACTAAAAAAATCTCTACTTTGCATAGGCAATAAAATGCGAGGCGATGACGCCGTGGGTTTATACGTGGGCGAGTTAGTAGAAGAGCAGATGCCTAGCTGGAGAGTATTTTACGGGCAGGACGTGCCTGAGAACGAGTTTGGCGCTATCAGAGAGTTTGCTCCTGATATCATTGTGGTAGTCGATGCGATGAGCGGCTTTAAAGACGATAAGATAGAGTTTTTTAACCTTGAGAACGAGAGAGATTACATCTACTCCACGCACAATTTACCTACTCCGGTTTTGCTAAGCTATCTTAGAACCATCACTCCAAAAACGCTGTTTTTAGGTATCTCGGTGCTACTTGAAAATGTTCTTGGCTTTGAAGAAGGTCTTAGCCAAAACGCAAAGATATCTGCCAAAAAAGCAGTGCAAAAGATAAAAGAGATAGATTTAAATTTAAAATAA
- a CDS encoding efflux RND transporter periplasmic adaptor subunit yields MNKFFNFVILTSSLILAGCLGSDNKKSAAQQQIPPMPVTVMQAKMGDIPIVLSFNGQTVSDMDVVLKAKVAGTIEKQFFKAGASVKEGDKLYQIDEAKYRAAYDSAFANLQVSQANLKNAESDFDRAKKLQEKSAISQKEYDAALAAYESAKASVLASKANVQTAKIDLDYSTVTAPFSGVLGDTLKDVGSYVSSSDADLVRLTKLNPIFVKFGISDVDKLNIAQKTRTKEWEQLNSLVTLSMQNGDYNGTLTFIDNVIDEGSGTVNAKAMFENNSTQIRPGIFASVNVYGFYQKNGFKIPQVAILQDLASPFVYTLKDGKVAKNPIKIVSQDSTSAVISSGINDGDLIIMDNFKKINIGQPVQAINDAKGSK; encoded by the coding sequence ATGAATAAATTTTTTAATTTTGTTATCCTGACCTCATCTTTGATACTAGCTGGATGTTTAGGCTCAGATAATAAAAAATCAGCCGCCCAGCAACAGATACCGCCTATGCCAGTAACTGTTATGCAAGCAAAAATGGGTGATATACCTATTGTTTTATCATTTAATGGTCAAACAGTTAGCGATATGGATGTCGTTTTAAAAGCAAAAGTAGCAGGAACTATAGAAAAACAATTTTTTAAAGCCGGAGCAAGCGTAAAAGAAGGAGATAAACTATACCAGATAGATGAAGCAAAATACAGAGCTGCGTATGATAGCGCATTTGCAAATTTACAAGTATCGCAAGCAAATTTAAAAAACGCGGAATCTGACTTTGATAGGGCAAAAAAATTACAAGAAAAAAGCGCAATCTCTCAAAAAGAGTATGACGCGGCTTTAGCGGCTTATGAATCTGCAAAAGCTAGCGTATTAGCCTCAAAAGCAAACGTACAAACTGCAAAAATCGATCTTGATTATTCTACTGTAACGGCTCCTTTTTCTGGAGTTTTAGGCGACACTTTAAAAGACGTCGGCTCATACGTAAGCTCATCAGACGCCGATTTAGTAAGACTTACTAAACTAAATCCGATTTTTGTTAAATTCGGAATATCGGATGTGGATAAGTTAAATATCGCTCAAAAAACTCGCACTAAAGAGTGGGAGCAATTAAACTCGCTCGTCACTTTGAGTATGCAAAACGGAGATTATAACGGTACTCTTACTTTTATAGATAACGTTATTGACGAGGGCAGCGGTACTGTTAACGCAAAAGCTATGTTTGAAAACAACTCAACTCAAATTCGTCCAGGTATATTTGCAAGCGTAAATGTATATGGATTTTATCAAAAAAACGGCTTTAAAATTCCACAAGTCGCTATATTGCAAGATTTAGCCAGCCCATTTGTATATACGCTAAAAGATGGAAAAGTAGCTAAAAACCCTATAAAAATAGTATCTCAAGACTCAACATCAGCAGTTATATCAAGCGGTATAAATGACGGCGATCTAATAATAATGGATAATTTCAAAAAAATAAATATAGGACAACCGGTTCAGGCGATAAATGATGCCAAAGGAAGCAAATAA
- a CDS encoding formate hydrogenlyase complex iron-sulfur subunit, translating into MKIYDIVKKTGIVTSKYPYEPYIVEEHFRGKPTYHYTNCIGCAACGVACPSNAISVKWEDGKKFIKWRYNCGRCIFCGRCDEVCPTAAIRLSNDYELTVKFDKSALIQEGELESELCSVCGKAFLSKKFVQFCEQRLSTLSKQRLEEAKKYLHICPSCKKNAIVEMMTNKEYKAVK; encoded by the coding sequence ATGAAAATTTACGATATAGTCAAAAAAACAGGTATCGTTACAAGTAAATATCCATATGAACCTTATATAGTAGAAGAGCATTTTAGAGGCAAACCGACGTATCATTACACAAACTGTATAGGTTGCGCGGCTTGCGGGGTAGCGTGCCCGAGCAACGCGATAAGCGTAAAATGGGAGGATGGGAAAAAATTCATAAAATGGCGATACAACTGCGGTAGATGTATATTTTGCGGTCGTTGCGACGAGGTATGTCCTACTGCGGCTATAAGGCTAAGCAATGATTACGAACTTACGGTTAAATTTGATAAATCAGCACTCATCCAAGAAGGAGAGCTAGAAAGTGAGCTATGCAGTGTTTGTGGTAAAGCGTTTTTGAGTAAAAAATTCGTGCAGTTTTGTGAGCAAAGGCTTAGCACTTTAAGCAAACAAAGGCTAGAAGAAGCCAAAAAATATCTACATATCTGTCCTAGCTGCAAGAAAAATGCAATAGTAGAGATGATGACAAACAAAGAGTATAAGGCGGTAAAATAA